In Gemmata obscuriglobus, a single genomic region encodes these proteins:
- a CDS encoding helix-turn-helix domain-containing protein, producing MAIPAVAKKNIRTGFGKRLRELRIDKNLTQSQLGERAGMMYQDVAKLERGEREPMWATVIRLADALGVRADDFRTLEDPLADLPELPLE from the coding sequence ATGGCCATCCCAGCCGTGGCGAAGAAAAACATCAGGACCGGCTTTGGGAAGCGACTCCGCGAGTTGCGGATCGACAAGAATTTGACTCAATCCCAGCTCGGTGAGCGTGCCGGGATGATGTACCAAGATGTAGCGAAACTCGAACGTGGCGAACGTGAGCCGATGTGGGCTACCGTCATTCGCTTGGCTGATGCTCTTGGCGTGCGGGCTGATGACTTCCGCACGCTCGAAGATCCGTTGGCCGATCTCCCGGAGTTGCCGCTGGAGTGA
- a CDS encoding FAD-dependent thymidylate synthase yields the protein MKVITEPSVYVLGRQTVDQAELDRFLVDHGVSWESDSEVAGEVLTETAGRVCYMSFAKPRPGGNSAYLTHIKEVGHGSVLEHAVWNLLLTGVSRSLTHELVRHRAGFGFSQLSQRYVDESVAEYVEPDIIARDPELHAIWLESVKQSHAAYMKLADALSAKLTNTFGPCDNPNCERGYQADHLKVRTYVACPTCKGSPSKAWYAAPLGRFVPGWENGLTATDRRKAARQAARSVLPNATETKIFITANARALRHFMEQRGSVHAEPEIRKLSCAILDALQKDAPNLFSDYQKVPLPDGTFELVTQFKKV from the coding sequence ATGAAAGTCATCACCGAGCCTTCGGTTTACGTCTTGGGCCGACAAACGGTCGATCAGGCCGAACTCGATCGATTTTTGGTCGACCACGGCGTGAGCTGGGAGAGTGACAGCGAGGTCGCTGGCGAAGTGCTCACGGAAACGGCGGGACGCGTCTGTTATATGTCGTTCGCGAAGCCGCGACCGGGCGGCAACAGCGCGTACCTGACCCACATCAAGGAAGTGGGGCACGGGAGCGTGCTGGAGCACGCGGTGTGGAACCTGCTCCTCACCGGGGTGTCGCGGTCGCTCACGCACGAGCTGGTGCGGCACCGCGCCGGGTTCGGGTTCAGCCAGCTCTCGCAGCGGTACGTGGACGAGTCGGTGGCCGAGTACGTGGAGCCCGACATCATCGCCCGCGACCCCGAGTTGCACGCGATCTGGCTCGAATCGGTGAAGCAGTCGCACGCGGCGTACATGAAGCTCGCCGACGCGCTCAGCGCGAAGCTAACGAACACGTTCGGTCCGTGCGACAACCCGAACTGTGAGCGTGGTTACCAAGCGGACCACCTGAAGGTTCGGACCTATGTGGCTTGCCCCACATGCAAAGGGAGTCCCAGTAAGGCATGGTACGCTGCGCCGCTCGGTCGGTTTGTGCCGGGATGGGAGAACGGTCTGACCGCGACTGATCGCCGCAAGGCCGCGCGTCAGGCCGCGCGGAGCGTGCTGCCGAACGCCACCGAGACCAAGATCTTCATCACCGCGAACGCCCGTGCTCTGCGGCACTTCATGGAGCAGCGTGGATCGGTCCACGCCGAACCGGAGATTCGGAAGCTCTCGTGCGCGATCCTTGACGCGCTCCAGAAAGACGCCCCCAACCTCTTCAGTGACTACCAGAAGGTGCCCCTTCCCGACGGCACGTTTGAACTGGTGACGCAGTTCAAGAAGGTGTGA
- a CDS encoding S8 family peptidase, whose protein sequence is MRSYAAAVATALILGLVGVALPPAAPKGAIPVVAAPARAGDDPPDREYKLPPNELVPTAVQALTDAGDVADWGHAVVGVPDAWKVTKGKGAKVAVLDTGCDSGHRDLKPQIVAARDFTGSRSGSSDVNGHGSHCAGIVLAAENAVGMVGVAPESQLIVGKVLGDSGSGLSSGIAAGIDWAVEQGADVISMSLGSPTEDARIRASIAAARAKGVLVIAAAGNEGPREGTVGYPGGTPGVVCVAAIDSALATASFSSRGKQVQVAAPGVNIRSCYPGDRFATMSGTSMATPYVAGCAALYVSRCKSLGVKPTPDDFAQRIASTSKDLPPSGRDTATGFGLVQPAKLLPTSSPVPDPKDPTVPVPVPVPVGDKLELFLPGLTVGGRPVKRIVLELEPKP, encoded by the coding sequence ATGCGATCTTACGCAGCCGCAGTCGCGACCGCGCTGATTCTGGGGCTTGTTGGTGTGGCTCTGCCGCCGGCCGCCCCCAAGGGTGCGATCCCCGTCGTTGCGGCCCCGGCTCGGGCGGGCGACGACCCGCCGGATCGGGAGTACAAGCTGCCGCCCAACGAACTGGTTCCGACTGCCGTGCAGGCACTGACCGACGCGGGCGACGTGGCCGACTGGGGGCACGCCGTCGTCGGTGTGCCCGACGCGTGGAAGGTGACCAAGGGCAAGGGCGCGAAGGTGGCCGTGCTCGACACCGGGTGCGACTCCGGGCACCGCGATTTGAAACCGCAAATTGTCGCCGCCCGTGACTTTACGGGTTCGCGGTCGGGCAGTTCCGACGTGAACGGGCACGGCAGTCACTGTGCCGGGATCGTGCTGGCCGCCGAGAACGCGGTCGGCATGGTGGGCGTCGCGCCCGAGTCACAGTTGATCGTTGGCAAAGTGCTGGGCGATTCGGGGAGCGGTCTGTCCAGCGGAATCGCGGCCGGCATCGACTGGGCGGTAGAGCAGGGGGCCGACGTGATCTCCATGAGCCTCGGATCGCCCACCGAAGACGCACGCATCCGGGCGTCGATCGCGGCGGCCCGAGCGAAGGGCGTGCTGGTGATCGCCGCGGCCGGCAACGAGGGGCCGCGGGAGGGGACGGTGGGGTATCCGGGCGGCACGCCGGGGGTGGTCTGCGTCGCGGCGATCGACTCGGCACTCGCCACCGCGTCGTTCAGCAGCCGTGGCAAGCAGGTGCAGGTGGCCGCCCCGGGAGTGAACATCCGGTCGTGTTATCCGGGCGACCGGTTCGCCACGATGAGCGGCACCAGCATGGCGACCCCGTATGTGGCCGGTTGCGCGGCACTGTACGTGTCCCGATGCAAATCGCTGGGCGTGAAACCGACCCCGGACGACTTCGCCCAGCGGATCGCTTCCACGAGTAAAGACCTGCCCCCGAGCGGGCGCGACACCGCCACCGGGTTCGGCCTCGTCCAGCCGGCCAAGTTGCTGCCCACGTCCTCGCCCGTTCCCGATCCGAAGGATCCGACGGTGCCCGTTCCGGTCCCGGTCCCGGTCGGCGACAAGCTGGAACTGTTCCTGCCCGGGCTGACGGTCGGCGGTCGCCCGGTCAAACGGATCGTCCTCGAACTGGAACCCAAGCCGTGA
- a CDS encoding helix-turn-helix domain-containing protein yields MATTIEDVLAVLAKNAKRMRGDRTQADLAEASGLTVSQISQIESGRPENPPSVRTLVALANGLGVDVSELLKRAAG; encoded by the coding sequence ATGGCGACGACGATCGAGGATGTGCTGGCGGTGCTGGCGAAGAACGCCAAGCGAATGAGGGGCGACCGGACGCAAGCCGACCTCGCGGAGGCGAGCGGTTTGACGGTCTCGCAGATCTCGCAGATCGAGAGCGGGAGGCCGGAGAACCCGCCGTCCGTGCGGACGCTCGTGGCCCTGGCGAACGGGCTCGGGGTGGACGTGTCGGAGCTGCTCAAGCGGGCGGCGGGGTAG
- a CDS encoding restriction endonuclease, giving the protein MAAGARHLLLSVPSNWSNDQRGQFFEQFVADILRPLRFAVHNRIRVTGMEIDLLARGIDEPRTILVECKAQRDALPADTISKLLGNVAIRRADAGWLFSTCDLSKDGRGQWQEIQNDPDLSKRFVWYPPQRLIEILIDQNAIKPPPPIPDRSAVEAGDATLVVNQAGRWWLIEILEQGVPAYFTVFNAATGTPVAEETASDVAKAADRFSALKHLPQTQERPAEPPVSAPRFQVARVVAGDAWDDLRPARPADFVGRDDVLNQILQFVSAVQADNTTTRTFAVQGPSGWGKSSLMLKLVDLASKGRRISNCSITAVDTRSATNLAFVGGAIRTALQDAAKVGLIAKGSSLTISSLTHPLDSPDVSSAFDALRDRNAVVVLIFDQFEELFAKEQLYGIFSAIRELSLDLDSKQTPLVLGFAWKTDISHPQQHPAYHLWHELRDRRLDIPIRRFGTGDIARLLTRAGKEIGVKLNPALRGRLTDQCQGYPWLLKKLLVHVSKKLQAKTSQFALLERELDIQELFREDLADLTSEQVKCLHYVADQSPVLMSEVNEHFSGDTVNALLGRRLLVRSGPNYVVYWDIFRDYLTDERVPQIPWARTFQRDPGTAVKALQAVEKHKRASAEQVGQELGLNTRGCVNVLSDLIALQLVDRVDDDQYILAPHVIATDPIRVAEHVHGQFSRHVVCRELAKWDRDTPLPSNELDGIVKRSKPSDNELTEDTIHQQANNLRRWLVFAGHLEERGPHVYRPHGTRGGQLGVLRSHRSKQKQFLGSGTSEAFVRLLGKLFASKQGAPESDLVESGLRNAVYDALALELGDRLPDGRIALRKRHADLKKLIDAAKSAVLEQPVIRVLIEALAADKDLSNAAYGDKLKAALQADWKPTSALRYANGLRGYYAWATG; this is encoded by the coding sequence ATGGCTGCTGGCGCCCGGCATCTTTTACTTTCCGTTCCAAGCAACTGGTCGAACGACCAGCGGGGGCAGTTCTTCGAGCAGTTCGTCGCCGACATTCTCAGACCCCTCCGCTTTGCAGTCCACAACCGCATCCGCGTCACGGGCATGGAAATCGATCTCCTCGCGCGGGGAATCGATGAGCCGCGAACGATTCTCGTCGAGTGCAAGGCGCAGCGTGACGCACTTCCGGCGGACACCATTTCTAAACTGCTCGGAAACGTCGCGATCCGCCGCGCCGACGCCGGGTGGCTGTTCTCGACGTGTGACCTGAGCAAAGATGGCCGCGGCCAGTGGCAGGAGATTCAGAACGATCCCGACCTGTCCAAACGGTTTGTGTGGTATCCGCCGCAACGACTCATCGAAATCCTGATCGACCAGAACGCTATAAAGCCCCCGCCACCGATCCCGGACCGCTCCGCCGTGGAAGCGGGGGACGCGACCCTTGTTGTCAATCAAGCCGGCCGTTGGTGGCTGATTGAGATTCTTGAGCAAGGGGTGCCGGCTTACTTTACAGTGTTCAACGCCGCGACCGGCACTCCGGTCGCCGAGGAGACTGCGTCCGACGTGGCGAAGGCAGCGGACCGATTTAGCGCGCTCAAACACCTGCCTCAAACTCAAGAGCGCCCGGCGGAGCCCCCGGTGAGTGCACCGCGGTTCCAAGTGGCGCGTGTCGTAGCTGGTGACGCGTGGGACGACCTACGGCCTGCCCGCCCCGCCGACTTCGTAGGGCGCGACGACGTTTTGAACCAGATCCTGCAATTCGTCAGCGCTGTTCAAGCCGATAATACGACCACGCGCACTTTTGCGGTTCAAGGTCCGAGCGGATGGGGCAAGAGTAGCCTGATGCTCAAGCTGGTCGATCTCGCGAGCAAGGGCCGGCGGATAAGCAACTGCTCGATTACCGCCGTCGACACGCGGTCGGCGACGAACTTGGCCTTCGTTGGCGGGGCGATCCGGACGGCACTGCAGGATGCCGCCAAAGTCGGCCTGATCGCTAAAGGGTCATCGCTTACTATCAGCAGCCTGACCCACCCACTCGACTCTCCGGACGTTTCCAGTGCCTTTGACGCTCTCCGCGACCGGAATGCCGTCGTCGTGCTGATCTTTGATCAGTTTGAGGAACTGTTCGCCAAGGAGCAGCTTTACGGCATCTTCAGCGCCATCCGCGAGTTGAGCCTTGACCTCGACAGCAAACAAACTCCCCTCGTGCTTGGGTTTGCGTGGAAGACGGATATTTCACACCCCCAGCAGCACCCAGCGTACCACCTCTGGCATGAACTCAGGGACAGGCGTCTGGACATCCCTATCCGCCGCTTCGGGACCGGTGATATTGCGCGACTCTTGACTCGGGCCGGCAAGGAAATCGGAGTCAAGTTGAATCCCGCATTGCGGGGCCGGCTGACCGACCAATGCCAAGGCTACCCGTGGCTGCTGAAGAAGTTGCTGGTACACGTCTCGAAGAAGTTGCAGGCAAAAACCTCGCAGTTCGCGCTACTTGAGCGTGAGCTCGACATCCAAGAACTCTTCAGGGAAGATTTGGCCGACCTTACTTCCGAACAAGTAAAGTGCCTGCATTACGTCGCCGACCAGTCCCCCGTGCTGATGAGCGAGGTCAACGAACATTTCAGCGGAGACACGGTCAACGCCCTTCTGGGTCGGCGACTGCTTGTCCGAAGCGGTCCCAACTACGTCGTCTACTGGGACATCTTCCGGGACTACTTAACTGACGAGAGGGTGCCACAGATACCGTGGGCAAGGACCTTCCAGCGTGACCCGGGGACCGCGGTAAAAGCCTTGCAAGCGGTCGAAAAACACAAGCGGGCTTCGGCCGAGCAGGTGGGGCAGGAGCTCGGCCTGAACACCCGAGGCTGTGTCAACGTGCTGAGCGACTTGATTGCTCTGCAGCTCGTTGATCGGGTCGATGATGACCAGTACATCCTGGCTCCGCACGTAATTGCGACGGACCCCATCCGGGTCGCCGAGCACGTCCACGGTCAGTTTTCGCGCCACGTCGTATGTCGGGAGTTAGCAAAGTGGGACCGGGACACGCCTCTTCCGAGCAACGAACTCGACGGGATCGTCAAGCGCTCGAAACCGTCCGACAACGAGCTCACGGAGGACACCATTCACCAGCAAGCCAACAACCTGCGTCGGTGGCTTGTTTTTGCGGGGCACTTGGAGGAGCGTGGGCCTCACGTTTATCGACCTCACGGGACACGCGGCGGCCAATTGGGCGTTCTCCGGTCTCATCGCTCGAAGCAGAAACAATTCCTCGGCAGCGGCACGTCGGAAGCCTTCGTGAGGCTACTCGGCAAGCTGTTCGCGTCGAAGCAAGGCGCACCCGAATCGGACCTGGTCGAATCCGGCCTTCGCAACGCGGTATACGACGCGTTGGCCCTTGAACTCGGGGACCGACTTCCGGACGGCAGAATCGCTCTGCGCAAGCGGCATGCTGACCTGAAAAAGCTAATCGACGCCGCAAAGTCTGCGGTCTTGGAACAGCCGGTCATCCGTGTCCTGATCGAGGCGCTCGCCGCCGACAAAGACTTGAGTAACGCGGCGTACGGCGACAAACTAAAGGCGGCCTTGCAGGCGGATTGGAAACCGACATCGGCGCTGCGTTACGCGAATGGCCTGCGCGGGTACTACGCTTGGGCCACCGGCTAA
- a CDS encoding KTSC domain-containing protein, protein MDDSNVSYTAVSSSNVSAVGYDTAFKRLWVKFKSGDVYAYESVPSHVYLDMLRAASVGSYLWRVVRANGTDSLYAYAKVR, encoded by the coding sequence ATGGACGACTCGAACGTTTCCTACACCGCCGTCAGCTCCTCGAACGTGTCAGCGGTCGGCTACGACACCGCGTTCAAGCGGCTCTGGGTGAAGTTCAAGAGCGGCGACGTGTACGCCTACGAGTCGGTCCCGTCCCACGTCTACCTCGACATGCTGCGGGCCGCGTCCGTCGGCAGCTACCTCTGGCGGGTGGTGCGGGCGAACGGGACCGACTCCCTGTACGCCTACGCGAAGGTGCGGTAA